A segment of the Streptomyces sp. NBC_00597 genome:
CTCTTCCGCCTCGCCGGACAACTGGAACAGGCCGCTCCCTGGGCGCAGCGGACCCCCGCCGTATGGGCGGGCAGTCACCCCGACGCCTGACCGCGCTGCCGTCCCGCACCGAGGTCTACGGGCGCTGCGCGCCGTCCGCCGCGGCCCGGTCCGTTGCAGGGGTGCCCGCCGGTTAGGGTTTTCCCATGGGGTTGACAACGGGTCACGGGGGAGGAGCCCTGCCGGTCTGGCAGAGCGAGCAGGCCTGGCGGGCGCCGAGCGCGATCGAGCGGGGGCTGTACGAGGCGAAGGCGCGCGGAGACTGGCCCGCCTACTACGATCTCGTGGCCCACGCGGACCTGTACATGATGCAGTCCCGGGCCTACGTCGACGCCGCCTCCGGCAGCAGCCGCTTCCACCCGTACTGGAACCCCCAGACGCAGACGATGTGCCTGGCCGTCTACACGGCCGGCATGCTGCCGGAGCCGCTGCCCGACCCGGTCTACAACGGCTACACCCTGGGCTGGTTCGCCCAGGTGTGGGAGCCGCACGACCCCCCGTACCTCGTCGTCAACCCCGGCAGCCCCTGCGAGGGCGTGCTGCCCGCCGGGCCGGAAGGCCGGCAGCTGTGGCAGCGGCACTACGACGCGGTGGAGAGCCACGGCCTGGCCCGGGACACCATCCACACCCTGGAGCAGGGCGGACCCCTCACGGGCCAGGTCGCGTTCGGCCTGGCGGCCGGCGCGCACATCGCCGTGGCCAACGGCCGTTTCTGGAACTCCATCGCCTACCACGGCTGCGGCTACAGCGACGAGAAGCGGACCCTGGAGCGGTGGTGGGGCGTCACCACCCGCGAGCAGTGGCAGGACAGTCAGCGCAGGCTACTCGCGGCCGACATGGTCAGCGGGGTCTGGGAGTTCGTCCTGCAACTGCGCCGCGGCATGGCCCTGGACTTCGCCGGCCCGGTCGAGGTCGACCATTGGCGCCGGACTGCCGAGAACGTGGTGCGCCGCCGCGCCGAGGCGGCGGCGGACCCCCGCCTGACCCCGGACGGCGTCACCCAGGGCAGCCCCGTGTCCTCCTCCGAGCTTGAGGGCCAGGTGGCGGGGGTGCACCGATTGATCGGCCGCATCACCCGCTACGAAGCTCGTTTCCGCGCCGACGGGCTGCTGCCCGAGGACGGCTACGTCCGCAGCGTCGAGGCGTGGGACTACGGCCGCGCCTCCGGCATGGCTCGCTGGGGCCTCGGCGCCCGCCTGTGCACGCCGGCGGAGGCGCAGACGGCGGTGGTCCACGCCGGACGCCTCGTCCACGCCAATTACCGCTCGTGGGAGGACTTCTCCGCCGCGTACGTCCTCGGCCGCTGCCTCCACTTCGACGAGGAGGAGTTCGGCGAGTGGTACGAGACGGTGCTCGCCACCCACCGCGTCCTGACCACCGCCCCCGCCAGCCCCTGGCGCACCCTGCCCTGGGCGTGAGCCGCGCACAGAGCTTGGCGTACAGGTCGAACGCGCCCTGCCGTCAGGAGGTCCAGCGGCGGATCGCCGACCGGGCCGCAGCGGCAGCAGGGCTCGCAGCCGTCACCACCAACGAGGGAACCAGTCGTGCTTGTGGCCATGGCCACAAGCTTTCTGCGGCGTGTGCACGTGATCTGCACCTGGCCGTTCCCTGATTCCACACCGTTCGTCTCGGTGACGAGCGGCGACGGCGAAGGGGTCGAAGCGGTCGTGAATCACGTCCATCTCTGGGAGATCGCCGCGATGTGGCGTGCGGCGGCGCTCGCCGCCCTGCCCCACGTCATGTGCGAAGTCCGGGTGACCGATGAAAGGGCATTAGCGCCGCACGCCCCAGGGGGTGTGCGGCGCAAGCCGGCCTCGATCCCGACCGGTCGGCGTGGGACGCCGTACTGCCCCGGGCCACCGGCCCGGTGCAGTACGGCACCTGCACTGCGTCAATCGGCTACGGGCTCCCGGTGGCCGCGCAGGGCGACGCGCCAGCGGATGGCCGATCCCATCCTCAGGATCGACCGCTCGTAGACACGCGCCGCGCCGACCGCGAGGCCGGCCGCCGCAACGACCATCAAGGCGGCCGCGGCCAGGTTCTCCGTCCACCCCGCGGCGTGCGCGCTCACCTGCAACGGCATGATCAGCATCGAGAACGGCGGAACGTACTGGACGACGCCCACCCACGGGGCCGTCAGGTCCATCGCAGCGGCGACCGCGACACCGTACGGCACCATCGTCGCCATCAGGACCGGCATCACGGCGCCCGAGACCTCCTCCGCACGCGAGACGAGGGAGCCGGCTGCGGCGAAGAGGAACGCGAAGAAGGCGAACCCCAGCACGAACCAGGCCACGGCGGCAGCCATCGTCACCGTCGCGGGGAACGTCGCGGGCAGGACGTGCCCGAAGCGGACCGCGACGATCACTGACGCTCCGAACAGCGCGGTCTGGAGGAGCGCCGCCGCGCCGATGCCGAGCACCTTGCCCGTCATGAGGCGGAACGGGGTGAGCGTGGCGAGCAGGACCTCGACGACGCGGGTCGACTTCTCCTCGACCACGCCCTGGGCGACCGTCATTCCGTAGCCGAAGAGCTGGAAGAACAAGATGGTCACGACGCCGAGGGCTGCACCGAGCCCCGCTCCGCCCGGCACCGGGTCGCCGACGAGTTCGGCGGCCGGAAGGGCCTCGGCCACGAGACCGCGCATCCGTCCCTCGTCGACGTTCTGCCGCTGGAGTGCGCGGGAGGTGGCCCAGCGCTCCGCTGCCGCGGCCGCTGCGTCGCGGGCTGCGGACGGGGTGTTGTGACGGAGGACCAGCTGCGTGTGGTCGCCGTCGGTGACCAGGGCGGCGTCGGCGTCCTTGTCGGTGACCTTCCGGCGGGCGTCGGCGGCGTCCGAGGCGTTCTCCCACCGTGGTGCGCCGCTGCTCGGCGCTCCCGTTGCGAAGGCCGCCACCGGCGCGCCCGCGACCACGATGACGGGCGGGTCCTCGCCGTCCGGGGAGCCGAAGGCGAAGAGGAGCCCGAGGATGACTCCGATGTTCACCAGGGTTCCCACCACGAAGGAGCGGGTGCCGACACGGGCGGCGATCTCCCGGCAGGTCACCAGCCACACCGCGGTGCGCGCCGATGCCGTGCCCGGCGTTTTCACTGCCTGGCTCATGCCGCCTCCTCCGGCTCGTCGGTGACGGCGGAGCGGAAGAGCTCCGTGAGGGAAGGCCGTTGGCGGTGGAAGGCCACGACGCGTCCCAGGGTCATTGCGTGGTGCAGCAGTCGGTTCTCGTCGAAGCCGCGTGGCAGACCGAGGACGATTCCTGCACCCTGCCGGTGAGTGGCGAGGTCACCGGCGCCCGGGAGGGAGGCGGGCCAGTCGCGGGGGGCGTCGTCGACCTCGATGTAGATGCTGTTGTCGGCCCCGGCGCGGAGTTCCTCCACGGTGCCGCAGGCCACCATCGTGCCCTTGCTCGCGATGCCGACGCGGTCGCAGAGCCGCTCGACGAGGTCGAGCTGATGGCTGGAGAAGAGTACGGGGACGCCCTCGTCCGCTTTGCTCCGCAGGACGCTGCTCATGGTGTCGACGGCCAGTGGGTCGAGGCCGGAGAACGGTTCGTCGAGGAGCAGGAACTGAGGGTCGTGCACCAGGGCGGCGGCCAGCTGCACGCGCTGCTGGTTGCCGAGGCTGAGGCAGTCGACCGCGCGGTCGCGGTGCTGGGCGATGTCGAGCCGTTCGGTCCACGTGCGCATGGCCGTGCGGGCGGCGTGCCGGTCCATCCCGTGCAGCCGCGCGAGGTATTCGAGGTGGTTGCCGACGGTCATCCTGGGATAGAGACCGCGTTCTTCCGGCATGTAGCCGAATGAGGTCCGGGTCCGTGCGTCGATGGGGCGTCCGCTCCATCGGACGTCTCCGGCGTCCTTTTCCAGTACCCCGATGATGATGCGCATGGTCGTGGTCTTGCCGGCGCCGTTGCCGCCGACGAAGCCGAATACTTCCCCGGCTCCAACGCTGAATTCCATTTTTTCGAGCGCGGCGTGGTCGCCGTAACGCTTCGAGATTCCTTCTAACTCAAGCAATGCTTGGTGGGCTTTCACGTGTCCCCCGTGGAGAAATTTCGTGCTGATGTGCTGTTGGCGTGGGTCAGACGCCTTTGTGCATAGGTGCTGCGGGCTATGCCGATGATCTGGCAGAACCTCGAAACGCTGAGCCCGCATTCGCTCCGTACGGCGTCGAGGTCCGGGAAGGGACCGCGTGGTGGTCCACTGCGTTCCGCCTGGCCCTGAGCTGGATGTACACCTCGCCGAGCGCCGTCTTCAGCTCCGTGATCTGGGCGAGCAGGCGGCGCTCCCGCTCGCTGCTCTGGCTGACTCCGCCTTCGAGTCCCTGAGTTCCGGAGCTGATGAACTGCCGCTTCCAGTTGCCGACGGCCTGTTCCGAGACCCCGACACTGCTGGCTGCCTGCGACACGGAGAGGCCGCCGGATAGAACGGTCAGGACAAGCTTGGCCTTCTCCTCTGGAGGTATTACGGGTGGCCTTGGCACGAAGAAATCGTCTCCCCCGGTCTGCGTCGTTGTCGTGAAGTGCCGTCCGCCTGCGGGTGCCGCGGACCCGACAACGAATCATGTGCGACACATCTTGTTTACGTTCTCCCCCCGCCTGCAAGTGCGTTGAGGAAGATCTGAGGAAGAATCGAAAGGGCCCTGCAGGGCGCGTGTCTGATTTCAAACAGGGTGAACGGCCCGCTGCGCCGAGTCTGAAAGAAGGCGCCGCGGGCTGCTGTCACTGCATCGCAGTTTTGGTCAAAACCTCGCAGGGTCGCCCGTAGGGGAGCGACCCCGGATGGCTGTTCTCCTGGAGGGCGGGTGGCCGTTCGCGGCCCGTGCCGGCGAGGGGTGCTCGCCCGCGGATTCCCCGAGGCTCCAGGCCCCGTCCATGAAAGATCCCCCATCGCGCGGTCCGTCCGGGCGCCCGCGTCGGGACGTGCCCGGAGCGCAGGTGGTCGTCGCCCTTGTTGATCAAGTTCAAGCCTATGGAGCGCCCGTCCCGACTGCAAACCAACGCGTCCGAGAAACAACTTGCCTGCCTGGAAAGTAGATGCGAGAGTGGAAGCATGGAAAAGCTTCCCACTCCAGACGAGGCGAACTCGGCTCTGACCGTGGCCGGTTCGGCAAGGCGCGCAGCTCGCGCCCCCCGCCCGATGCCCTCTTGGCTACCCCCGGTAGCAGGCCTGCTGCTCGCCGGAGGGTTCGTCAATTTCGGTCTCGCGTACGAATATCGGGATGAACCGGCCTTCGTCGCCGCAGCCGTCATCTGCCTTGTTCTCGCCCTTCTCGCCGTTGCTTCGACGGTCCGTGCCGGCGGTGTGGTGCCCGCTCCCGCGGGGACCCCGCGCGAGCGGACGCTGCGTCAGCTTCCGGCGCTGCTGCCGTTCGTCGCAGGTGGCGTCGGGGCGCTGTTCGCCGGCGTCGTGGGCTGCCTGGCGGTCGCCGGGCTCGGTCTGGGAGCACTTGCCTGGCTCCAGCTGGCGCGCTTGAGGAACGGCGCCGCGGCGTGACCAGACCGGATCCGCTGCCGCAACTGGACGCGGTCGTCCAGCACCCCAGCAAGCTCGCCGTCACCGCCTTCCTGTCCAGTTGTACGGAGGCCGAGTTCAAGGCGGTGCGCGACGGGCTGGACCTGTCCGACTCGGCCCTGAGCAAGATCGTGACGGCGCTGGAGGCCGCCGGGTACGTCGAGGTGCGGAAGGGGTACGTGGGCAAACGCCCCCGCACCTGGCTGACGTTGACCAGTACCGGCCGACGCAACCTCGCCGGCCATCTCTCGGCCTTGCAGCAGATCGCCGATCAGGCCAGGGGGCGTGGCGCCGACCTCGGCTGAACCGGGTGCTGCGGACCGGGTACCCGGACCGGGCATCGGGACCGTACGCTCGCTCTGGTGCCCGGGACCGGACGCGCCGAAGCCGCCGTGCCCCCACGCGATCCTCTCGCGTGGGGAGCACGGCGGCTCCGGAGAACATGGTCTGGGACGGCGGGGTGGAGCCGCCGAATGGCCCTCGGCGGCTCCACCCCGTACCCGGTGGGTCAGCAGCCCGCCGCGTGCGTGATGGAGACACTGGTCAGGACACCGCTCGCGGCGCTGACCGAGAACGCGGTGCACTCGGGCGAGGAGACCGTGGTGACCGTCAGCGGGGTGGTCGCCGGGGCGTCGCCCTGCGCGGTGGCGCCGAACTCCTCGGCGGTGGTGTAAGCGGTGTAGCCGGCGATCAGCTGAGTGGCGTTCATGAAACTGCTCCTGAGGTGTGAGTGGGGTGGTTGGTCAGCAGCCGACGTGGGCCGTAGCACCCACGGAGGCGGCGCTGACGGCGCTGACGGCGGCACCGCACGCGGCGCTCGAAATGTCGATGAAGCTGAGGATCGACGGGGTGGTCGCCGGGGCGTCGCCCTGCGCGGTGGCGCCGAACTCCTCGGCGGTGGTGTAAGCGGTGTAACCGGCGATCAGCTGAGTGGCGTTCATGTCTGGCCTCTCTCGTATGTGCATCGGAATGGGCTTTGCGGAATCAGTTGACCACGCGAGCCCCTCGCAAAGAAGCCGGAAACTTATCGCTTGGTTCTCTCCGCAAAGCCCTGAGCTGCACGTTCTTCCGGACGCCACAACAAATCACGTCCGACACGACTTTCGATGCGCCCGGTGCCACCGCCATTCCCGGACACGAGAAAGGGACCCGTGCCCACGGGTCCCTTTCATCGATATTCGTGATCGTCTCAATTGCTCGCCGCGCGGCGGACCAGCCTTTCCCACACCTCTAGTTCTGTCCGTGTCTCGTCGAGCCCTCGGGCCAGGGCGTCAGCCTCCTTGGCCAGCACCTCGTACCGGTCCACCGGAGCGCCCGCAGACGTCAGGCCCTGGAGGGCGTGGGCCAAGAACGCATCGGCCCACTTCTCCAGACACGGGGAGCACACGCGCAACCGCCGGCAGAGCGCCTCGGCGGGCTCCGTACGGGACAGCAGGCTCAGGACCGCCTGGATCCGCAGGGCTGCCGGCGCGGTCGGACACCGCAGCACGCGGCGGCCTACAGCAGCCCGAGGTCGGGCAGCGGCGGCGAGGCCAGGTTGCGGGCCGGCGCCAGCGGGTCGATCCCGGCGTCCCAGAACACCTCCTGCATCGTGTCCTCCAGTCCGATGCCGTCGGGCCGCACCCGGTGCTTGACCATGGCCTGGGCCAGCGCACCGCTGCGGTGTTCACCGAAGCTCAGGCCCTGCATCCCGGGACGGGAGTCCTGGGGCTCCCATGCGACGGCGACGCCGGGCACCACCTGGTGGGCGAACGGCGAGGTGTCCGGACCCACCCCGTCGAGACCGGACACGCACGCCCCGATCCCCCGGACGGCCGACCAGCTCTGCGGGGGCAGGTAGACGACGAGGGCGTCGCGCCGCGGGAACAGCTGGGGACTGGAGGTGATCTTCGCCCGATACACCAGCCGCCTCTCCTCCAGGTACGTCAGCACCGCGTTCCACACCCGGGGCGCCGCCTCGGCCGAGGTGACGTGGACGTAGACGCGAAGGGTCTGTGTCCCTCGGCCGACACCCGTGCCGGCCGAGCCGTCGGTCAGGAAGAACCCGGTGGACAGGGCCGGCCGTGCCGCGGGCAGCCGTACCGCCGCGGCGCCCGGCAGCTTCGCGGGAGGCTCGCCCACGAGCGTGTCCGCGGGCAAGAGGACGCGCAGTCCGCCCAGCTCCGCCACGAGCATGCCGTCATCGGTCCGTTCCCGGACGACCGCTTCGGCGAGCGTGTGGGAGTGCGGCATGGCCTCGGTCAGCAGGCGGTCGAACTCCGGATCGCGCAGGCTCCGTGGACGGGTCGTGTCCGCCCTGTCCTTGCCCGTGTGCACCAGCTGGTACAGGGTCTGCGACAGCTTGCCCGCCAGCTTGCCGGGCGTGTCCGCCTCCAGGGACTCCGATCCGACCGTCGCGCTCAGTCCGTCGGAGGAGACGGAGATGTCCTGGGCGGTCCGTACGAGAGCGGGAGCGAGGGCGTCGGTGGTCGTCGTTATCACAGTGAATCTCCCAGTCCCAGGATGTCGGTGCTGCTCTCGGGCGCCAGCAGGATGGTCCGCCCGATGCCCGCACTGGCCCGGTCGGCGGCGATCACGCGTCCACCGACCATCGCGGTGGCGAGCATGCGGTCGAACATGTGCCATCCGGCGTACGAGGCGGCACGGATCCTCAGCCCGTCGTCCGCAGCCGCGCCGCGCACGGAGCGGTATCCGTCCCAGAAGGAACGCATCCGGGGCCGTAGCCGGTCGAGTTCCCGTACCCCGTGTTCGAGGATCTCGTCGTGGGAGGTCTGCTGGTCGAAGGTGAACCCGGGCATGTCCCCGATGGAGCGGGGAATGCCGTGGATGGCGGTGTAGAGCCACTCGCCGATGACGGCGCCGAGGTCCCGCGCGGGGTCGCCGAGGCGGAACTCCTCCCAGTCCGTCAGGAGCAGCCTTTGCGGGGTCAGCAGGAACTGGTCCAGCCTCAGGTCCCCGTGGATCGGCCGGAGGTCCTCCACGGCGGCCTCGGCGGCGCGCAGCCGGTGCAGGGCGTCGACGACCTTCCGGTCGGACTGGATCAGCCTCCAGGTCTCCAGTTCGCCGAACGTGGAGGAGACCAGGCCCCGCAGGGACACGGCATTGTGCGGATGGAGCGGGGGCATCGGATGGGGCGTCGTGTCCAGCAGGTCCGCGTCCGCGGGCAGTTCGTGCAGCTCGCCGGTGAGCCGTCCGGCCCGGTGGCTCAACTCCTCGTCGAACGCGTCGTCGGCGTTGAGCTCGGACCCGGAACGGGCGTCCTCCAGGAGCTCGAAGACGACGACCATCGCGTCGGCGTCCGAGCCGAGCAGGGACGGACCGATGAGGGCCGATCCGGGGTGGCGGGCGGCCAGGGCTTCGTAGGCCAGGATGCGGTCGTACCGGCTGCGCGCCTCGGCCGGCTCCGGGCCCCTGAGCCGCTTGACGAAGACGCGTGCGCCCGTCGTCGTCGTACCGGCCCAGTTGTCGTTGCGGCCCACCCGGGCCGTCACGTCGTCCGGGTCGAACGCGCCCAGACCGAGCGTGCCGAGCAGCGCCGCGACTTCCGGGACACCGGCGAGATCGGCGGGGGCGTAACGGGACCGGGTCGGCGCGGATTCCTTGATGGGAGCTCCTTGGATTGTTGTCACGCGGCGGCACGGTAGGCACTTTCCACGGATCCCGGCAAGGGCAAAGTATCGGAGTAAGTTTTCCCGTGCGTGCGCCGTGTCCGTACGGCAATTCGCCAGCCGCACCGCCGTCGGCCGCGCCCGCTTCTCCCGGGGAAAGTAACGCACCGGACGGCATTACTTTGCCCCCGGCGCGTATTCCTAGAGTGCCGACATGTCCCGCGCCCCTGTGATCCGCTCAACACTGTCCAACGGCCTGCGCATCGTGGTGCAGCCGTTGACCGGCATGCCGTCCGTAGGCGTCGCCGTCCACTACGACGTCGGATTCCGGTCCGAACTCCCGGGCCGGAGCGGATTCGCGCACCTCTTCGAGCACGTGATGTTCCAGGGCAGCGAACACGTCGGGCCGGCCGATCATTTCCGCCACGTCCAGGCCTCGGGCGGGACCGCCAACGGCTCCACCCACCAGGACTACACCGACTTCTACCAGGTGCTGCCCGCATCGGCGCTGGACCGGCTGCTGTTCCTGGAAGCCGACCGGATGAGGGCCCTGCGCATCACCGAGGAGACGCTGCGCACCCAGATCGCCGTGGTCAAGGAGGAGATCCGCCAGTCGGTCACGGACAAGCCCTACGGCGGCTTCCCCTGGACCGTGCTGCCGGGGGTCCTCTACCGGGAGTTCCGCAACGCCCACAACGGCTACGGCACGTTCGCAGACCTGGAGGCCGCCTCACTGGAGGAGTGCCAGGCGTTCTACGAAACGTACTACTCCCCGGCCAACGCGGTCCTGACCATCTGCGGGAACGTCGATCCGCGGCAAGCCCTGGACCTCGCGGACCGGCACTTCGGACGCATCCCGGCCCGCCCCCGCCCCGCGCCGCCCGCCCTCGACGAGCCCGAGCCGGCCGGGGAGCTGTGGGGCGAACACTACGACCCGCATGCGGTGCTCGCCGCCACCGCCCTCGGCTACCGCCTGCCCGATCCGGCGGCTTCGCTGCCCCGGTACCTGAGTCACATGGTGCTGTCCCAGTTGCTCACCGGACGGGACTCCGCCCGCCTGAAACGGCACACCGCCCACCGGACCGGGCTGATCACGGACATCAGCAGCAGCTGCGGACTGTTCGGCCCGCTGCGCGCCCGGTCCCCCGAGACCCTGGTGGTCCTGGCCATGCACCCGCGCACCACACCCGTCGACACGGTCCTCGACGTCCTCGACACCGAACTCGCCGACCTGGCAGCGAACGGCCCCACCGAGCAGGAGCTCGCGGAGGGCAGGGCGCTGGCCTCCGCCGGAACCTGGCGGGGGTTCGACAACCTCGGCGTACGGACCCGCGCCCTCGGCACCTACGAGCTGCTCTTCGGGGCCCCGGAACTCGTCGACGACCTGGCCCCGCTGCTCGCGGCCGTCACCGCCGACGACATCCGCTCCGCCGCAGCGCACCTCACGAGGGGCAAGCGCGCCGTGCTGTCCCTCATCACCTCCACGGGAGTCCACCGGTGAACCGCAACAGCGTGCTCCCCCCGATCGGACCCCCCGTCCCGGTCGCCCTGCCCCCGCTGGCCGACGTACGCCTGGACAACGGGCTGCGCGTCATAGCCGCCCGCCACGCCTCCACCCCCATGACGGAGCTGCGGCTGGCGATCCCGCTCCACGTGGAATCGTTCGCCGATGCGGCCGTCCAGGAAGTGCTGGCCGCGTCGCTGCTCGGGCACACCGCGCCCGGGGAGCACGGCCGGGCCGACGACGGTCTGGCCGCGTCCGGAAGCATTCTGTCCGCCTCCCGCTCCGCGCGGTGGCTCGGCGTCGCCGGCTCCGGCCCCAGCTCGGTCCTCCCGCTGCAACTGGACGTCCTGGCCCGGTCCCTGACACGTCCCCGATTCACCGACGAAGTGGTCCGCGCGGTCACGGTGCGCGCCCGGGGCCAGCTCGCCGCCACGCGTGCACAGCCCCAACTCATCGCCTCCGAGGCGTTGGTGGAACACCTCTACGGGCCGCTGCCGCAGATGCAGGACGTGCCGCGTGAGGCGGACCTCGCCGCGGTCGGCCCCGAGCAGGTGCGCCTGGCCCACCACCGGTGCGTACGCCCCGACCGGGCGGCGCTGATCCTGGTGGGCGATCTCGACCCCGACCGGGCCGTGGAGCAGGCGGCGCGAGCCTTCGCGGAGTGGGAAGCGGTCGGCACGACGACGCAGGAGGCAACGGGGCCGCTGCTCCCACACCTGCGCGACCGCACCATCGCCCGGGTGCCCCGACCGGGCGCGACACAGACCCAGATCCGCCTGGCCCGCCCCGGACTCGCCCGCACCGACCCTGGGTTCGCGGCCTTGACCCTCGCCAACATCGTCTTCGGCGGGTACTTCTCCTCGCGCCTGGTCGCTGAGGTGCGCGAACGGCACGGGCTGGCCTACCGGTGCGAGTCGGTCTTCCGCGACCACCTCGACCAGCTGGTCGTGGCGGTGGAGGCCGACACCGCCACGGAGCACGGCAGCAGGACCCTCGACCACCTGCGGGCGCAGCTGCGGCGCATGTCCCAGGAACCGCCGACCCCGGCCGAGATCGAGGCGGCCCGGCGCTTCGTCACCGGGATGACCGCACTGGCGACCTCCTCCCAGCAGGGCTGGGCCGGCAGCCTGATGCTAGCCCTGGCCACCGGGCAACAGCCCGAGCGCATCAGCCGCATCCTGGACGACTTCACCGCGGTGACCGAAGACGA
Coding sequences within it:
- a CDS encoding DUF1266 domain-containing protein; protein product: MGLTTGHGGGALPVWQSEQAWRAPSAIERGLYEAKARGDWPAYYDLVAHADLYMMQSRAYVDAASGSSRFHPYWNPQTQTMCLAVYTAGMLPEPLPDPVYNGYTLGWFAQVWEPHDPPYLVVNPGSPCEGVLPAGPEGRQLWQRHYDAVESHGLARDTIHTLEQGGPLTGQVAFGLAAGAHIAVANGRFWNSIAYHGCGYSDEKRTLERWWGVTTREQWQDSQRRLLAADMVSGVWEFVLQLRRGMALDFAGPVEVDHWRRTAENVVRRRAEAAADPRLTPDGVTQGSPVSSSELEGQVAGVHRLIGRITRYEARFRADGLLPEDGYVRSVEAWDYGRASGMARWGLGARLCTPAEAQTAVVHAGRLVHANYRSWEDFSAAYVLGRCLHFDEEEFGEWYETVLATHRVLTTAPASPWRTLPWA
- a CDS encoding ABC transporter permease, which translates into the protein MSQAVKTPGTASARTAVWLVTCREIAARVGTRSFVVGTLVNIGVILGLLFAFGSPDGEDPPVIVVAGAPVAAFATGAPSSGAPRWENASDAADARRKVTDKDADAALVTDGDHTQLVLRHNTPSAARDAAAAAAERWATSRALQRQNVDEGRMRGLVAEALPAAELVGDPVPGGAGLGAALGVVTILFFQLFGYGMTVAQGVVEEKSTRVVEVLLATLTPFRLMTGKVLGIGAAALLQTALFGASVIVAVRFGHVLPATFPATVTMAAAVAWFVLGFAFFAFLFAAAGSLVSRAEEVSGAVMPVLMATMVPYGVAVAAAMDLTAPWVGVVQYVPPFSMLIMPLQVSAHAAGWTENLAAAALMVVAAAGLAVGAARVYERSILRMGSAIRWRVALRGHREPVAD
- a CDS encoding ATP-binding cassette domain-containing protein produces the protein MEFSVGAGEVFGFVGGNGAGKTTTMRIIIGVLEKDAGDVRWSGRPIDARTRTSFGYMPEERGLYPRMTVGNHLEYLARLHGMDRHAARTAMRTWTERLDIAQHRDRAVDCLSLGNQQRVQLAAALVHDPQFLLLDEPFSGLDPLAVDTMSSVLRSKADEGVPVLFSSHQLDLVERLCDRVGIASKGTMVACGTVEELRAGADNSIYIEVDDAPRDWPASLPGAGDLATHRQGAGIVLGLPRGFDENRLLHHAMTLGRVVAFHRQRPSLTELFRSAVTDEPEEAA
- a CDS encoding transposase, whose amino-acid sequence is MPRPPVIPPEEKAKLVLTVLSGGLSVSQAASSVGVSEQAVGNWKRQFISSGTQGLEGGVSQSSERERRLLAQITELKTALGEVYIQLRARRNAVDHHAVPSRTSTPYGANAGSAFRGSARSSA
- a CDS encoding transcriptional regulator; translated protein: MTRPDPLPQLDAVVQHPSKLAVTAFLSSCTEAEFKAVRDGLDLSDSALSKIVTALEAAGYVEVRKGYVGKRPRTWLTLTSTGRRNLAGHLSALQQIADQARGRGADLG
- a CDS encoding LxmA leader domain family RiPP, which codes for MNATQLIAGYTAYTTAEEFGATAQGDAPATTPLTVTTVSSPECTAFSVSAASGVLTSVSITHAAGC
- a CDS encoding LxmA leader domain family RiPP codes for the protein MNATQLIAGYTAYTTAEEFGATAQGDAPATTPSILSFIDISSAACGAAVSAVSAASVGATAHVGC
- a CDS encoding T3SS effector HopA1 family protein; the protein is MITTTTDALAPALVRTAQDISVSSDGLSATVGSESLEADTPGKLAGKLSQTLYQLVHTGKDRADTTRPRSLRDPEFDRLLTEAMPHSHTLAEAVVRERTDDGMLVAELGGLRVLLPADTLVGEPPAKLPGAAAVRLPAARPALSTGFFLTDGSAGTGVGRGTQTLRVYVHVTSAEAAPRVWNAVLTYLEERRLVYRAKITSSPQLFPRRDALVVYLPPQSWSAVRGIGACVSGLDGVGPDTSPFAHQVVPGVAVAWEPQDSRPGMQGLSFGEHRSGALAQAMVKHRVRPDGIGLEDTMQEVFWDAGIDPLAPARNLASPPLPDLGLL
- the lxmK gene encoding class V lanthionine synthetase subunit LxmK, encoding MTTIQGAPIKESAPTRSRYAPADLAGVPEVAALLGTLGLGAFDPDDVTARVGRNDNWAGTTTTGARVFVKRLRGPEPAEARSRYDRILAYEALAARHPGSALIGPSLLGSDADAMVVVFELLEDARSGSELNADDAFDEELSHRAGRLTGELHELPADADLLDTTPHPMPPLHPHNAVSLRGLVSSTFGELETWRLIQSDRKVVDALHRLRAAEAAVEDLRPIHGDLRLDQFLLTPQRLLLTDWEEFRLGDPARDLGAVIGEWLYTAIHGIPRSIGDMPGFTFDQQTSHDEILEHGVRELDRLRPRMRSFWDGYRSVRGAAADDGLRIRAASYAGWHMFDRMLATAMVGGRVIAADRASAGIGRTILLAPESSTDILGLGDSL
- a CDS encoding pitrilysin family protein, whose translation is MSRAPVIRSTLSNGLRIVVQPLTGMPSVGVAVHYDVGFRSELPGRSGFAHLFEHVMFQGSEHVGPADHFRHVQASGGTANGSTHQDYTDFYQVLPASALDRLLFLEADRMRALRITEETLRTQIAVVKEEIRQSVTDKPYGGFPWTVLPGVLYREFRNAHNGYGTFADLEAASLEECQAFYETYYSPANAVLTICGNVDPRQALDLADRHFGRIPARPRPAPPALDEPEPAGELWGEHYDPHAVLAATALGYRLPDPAASLPRYLSHMVLSQLLTGRDSARLKRHTAHRTGLITDISSSCGLFGPLRARSPETLVVLAMHPRTTPVDTVLDVLDTELADLAANGPTEQELAEGRALASAGTWRGFDNLGVRTRALGTYELLFGAPELVDDLAPLLAAVTADDIRSAAAHLTRGKRAVLSLITSTGVHR
- a CDS encoding pitrilysin family protein, which produces MNRNSVLPPIGPPVPVALPPLADVRLDNGLRVIAARHASTPMTELRLAIPLHVESFADAAVQEVLAASLLGHTAPGEHGRADDGLAASGSILSASRSARWLGVAGSGPSSVLPLQLDVLARSLTRPRFTDEVVRAVTVRARGQLAATRAQPQLIASEALVEHLYGPLPQMQDVPREADLAAVGPEQVRLAHHRCVRPDRAALILVGDLDPDRAVEQAARAFAEWEAVGTTTQEATGPLLPHLRDRTIARVPRPGATQTQIRLARPGLARTDPGFAALTLANIVFGGYFSSRLVAEVRERHGLAYRCESVFRDHLDQLVVAVEADTATEHGSRTLDHLRAQLRRMSQEPPTPAEIEAARRFVTGMTALATSSQQGWAGSLMLALATGQQPERISRILDDFTAVTEDDVAAAAGRFFDPDDFHGVVLGDTPIPSKTETVL